A stretch of DNA from Streptococcus sp. NPS 308:
ACGCTGTTTTGGGTGAAATCAGCTGAAATTCTACCTGATTGAGTGTTAGATTTACCATTTTCCCAATAAGCAGCTGAAGCTGTATATCCCTGAGATCCTGTTTCAACTAATTTATAGCGAGTACCTGCAGGAATAGTGTCAAACACTAAGGATTGATCGTGATGCAATGTGATTGTTGTTTCTTTTCCATATTCAAAAGTTTTAGAAATATTTCCAATCTTTCCTTCAATAGAAGTTTTATCTTCTGTAGATGCTTTAGTGAAAGTAAGCTTGAAAGTGAAATCTTTCGATTTATCTGCAGTAGCACCTGACACAACTTTTTTAATTACTAATGATTTAGCATTAGGATCATAATGTCCAAGGTGAGGATCGTTAGGGTAGGAATTGTTAGGATCTGTTATCTTACCAGCATTTTTACGATAGATATTTGTAAACAAATCATATTTAAACATAATCCCTTTTTCAGATGGCTTCACTTTAGCTGTAGCCTCTGTTGTATCTTGTTTAAAGTATACAGAAGATATGTACACACCACTACCACTATTTACTTTATTTTTTACAATAACATGCATTTCATAGCTACGATTATCAAAGGTCATTGAGTCAATTGCAACACCATCTTTTTGCATTGCTCTCCAACCTTCATTTTGTTTTTCAGCAACAGTATAGACATATTCTCCAGCGTGAGTATAGGTCACATTTTCAAAAATATTTCCAGTGTTTTTCTTAATACTTGTTTGACCACTCGACAAAACATCTGTTCCTGAATAATCTACTGTTTTATCTGCTATTTGACCATTTGTGGCATTGACTGTTTCATATGGAACTCCGTTATTGGAGTTACCAGTTTTGGGTTTGAAAGTAAAGGTAAAGTGAGCATAAGGTGTAGTGATTCCTTCCGCAATATTCAACACCTTGTTAATGGATACTTGTGCATTTGTTTCTCCATTGGACATTGCGGTTGCGTCAGAGTTTTCATCCGCAAATGTTGGCAATCCTCTAAAGACCGACAAGGCGGTTACAGCTGCAATACTTGCAGTAACTAATTTTTTCAAAAATGTTTTTTTCATGATTATTCCTTTTATTTTTAAATTTCTTTTTTCATAAATTGTCATCAAAAGCCCCGTCGCCTTAGGACTGTTACCACCTTGCCATGGGTATCCTGTATAGGAATGGTTCCAAAAGCACGACTGTCTACAGCCGTTGTTCGATTGTCTCCGAGGACAAAGAGTTGTCCTGCTGGGACTTTCATGGGGAAGGTAGCCCCTTCCTTATAGAGCAGCGTTTCTTTGTAGATATCCTGCTCTTGTTGAGGAGAACCGTTGATGATGAGACCATTTTCGTTTATATCGATCGTACTTCCTTCGGTTGCAATGACACGCGCCACTCTTTCCTTACCCTTATAACTATAGACGAGCAGATCACCAATCGAATAACGTTTATCCAACCTATAGTAGACAATCAAGTCGCCATCTTTTAAAGCTGGCTTCATGCCATCGTCATTGTATCTCAATAGTCCAAAGACAAAAAAGTAAAGGGTGGCCAGTACAAATCCAACCATCAGAAGCTTACTGACTAAGTAGAGGATATCTCCCCATACACTCGGCGGAGACTTATCCCGATTGACTTGTGTTACTGTTTTCTTATGTTTCTTTTTAAGTAGCATTATTTTCTCCTATGTACCACTAGATATCCGAGCAGGATTGTAAAGAAGATTCCCCCTAGAGGAAGGATTATTCCTAACACGAGTGTACTGCTGAGGAAGTCAATCCCAGTCTCGGGTATACTATTTTTATTGTTAGTGACTGTTGCAGCCTTATCTGAATCAAGAGTTCCCTCTTTGTTTTCATAGGAAACCTGATAACCTCGAGAAGAGCTAGCTTCTTCTTCGATGCTGAAATGGCTACCGAGTGGAAGTCCATCAATTTTGATTGTGTGGTCTTTCTTGAGATCAACAGACGATTTACCATTAGTAAATTGTAGGGTTGTTCTTTGATTATCTACTGTTGCGCTATAGGACCCATTCAATGGTCTATTTTGAGCATCCTTTAAGTTAATGGTGATTTGAAAGGATTTTAATAGATTGGCAAAGGCTCCCGTTACTTTCTTAGTGACTGATAAACTCGGAAGCTTGTGATTCGTCACAGTGCTGGTTTCATCTATATTCAAATCTCCTTCTTGATTCTCATATGTAACGTGGTAACCATTCGTTGATGCCGCTTCTTCTTCAACCTTGTAATGGGTTCCTCGAGGAAGATAACTTAGAACACCTTTCCAACGTTTCCGTTTGCTGACACGGATCTCCGCTTCTCCATTCACAACAGTTATCTCGCCGAAAGTTCCATTCAATGGTTTAGAATCAGGTGAGGTTAGTTTTACCTTAATCCTAAACTCTTTATTCAAGTTATTTTCAGATTTCAACACTTTCTTGATGGTCAGACTTGGTAATTGTTTATAGATGACTTTAAAGGAAGGTTTAGATTCTGTACCAACATTTTTAATTTCTTTAGTAAATGCGGGAACATCAGGTGCTATTAAATCGTATTGATATCCTTTAGCAACTTTTTCAAAGTTCCTCGTTTCATTAAAGATATTTGTTCTAACATTTACATTAGTCTTTCGATAGTCTTGATTATCAGAACCTCCGTTCTTGTTCTTTTGAACCAGTTTGAGTTCAAGATTACTTGGTTGATTAGCTGTTATAACTGTTCTCGCACCCGTCACACCCTGCCATTCAACTTCCACTGGAACCGTTAATGGATCCGAAGGCTTGAAGGTTGGTTTGTCAGAGTAATCTTTGGTCTTGGTTTGAGAGGTGCCTATTCCATAGGAATATGTGATACTGGCACCTTTATTGGAATAGAGTTTATTGACATCAGCCCCCTCAGCATCACCAGCCTCTATCTTCTTATCACCAGCAATAGCATCTAAGGCTTCTTGGCTTGATGTAACAGTGAATTTGAGGACATATCTAGCGCCATCTTCCAAGGAATAATTAGGAGAAAAATTAGCCGTAACCTCCACTAAACCTTCTGAGCTTGTCTTGGTTTCAAAAGTTACTTGCTCTTTGCTTAATGTTCCACTGCTACCATCTTTCTCTTTAACGACACGAAAATCTGAAGATCCATTCGGTAATAACTGAACATACTTAGAAAGAACATCCTTGATGGTCACGTGGTGGATCCCCAGTGGCAGAATCTTATCAGTGATATCTTTGAAACTGTCCCGTAACTGGTCTTCATTGTTTGCGGATAGGATTTCATTAGGAATGGAAGAATTGTGGTACCTGATATAATACTGCAGACTAGTAATACTGTCGACATTGTTTGAATAACGAAATTTAATGGAATAAAAACCATCAAGTTTTGGAGCAAGACTATAGGCTAGATTATTGATAGATACATCTAAATTATTCCAGAACCATTCAGGCGCCGTTTCTGATCCATCTTGATTATTATAGTTATAAACAGTATAACCACTGTCGTTGTAATACATATTGGCAAAACCATCTGATAGAACAATAACAACCTTCTTGGCATTTGGTCTTGCACTATCTATCAATTGATTAGCAATACGAATACCCGCGCTAATATTGGTTCCTGTACCGATTCCTGATTCAGTCCCTATTGATTGACCACCAGCAATTCTCATATTACTGACTGCA
This window harbors:
- a CDS encoding DUF7601 domain-containing protein — its product is MTIYEKRNLKIKGIIMKKTFLKKLVTASIAAVTALSVFRGLPTFADENSDATAMSNGETNAQVSINKVLNIAEGITTPYAHFTFTFKPKTGNSNNGVPYETVNATNGQIADKTVDYSGTDVLSSGQTSIKKNTGNIFENVTYTHAGEYVYTVAEKQNEGWRAMQKDGVAIDSMTFDNRSYEMHVIVKNKVNSGSGVYISSVYFKQDTTEATAKVKPSEKGIMFKYDLFTNIYRKNAGKITDPNNSYPNDPHLGHYDPNAKSLVIKKVVSGATADKSKDFTFKLTFTKASTEDKTSIEGKIGNISKTFEYGKETTITLHHDQSLVFDTIPAGTRYKLVETGSQGYTASAAYWENGKSNTQSGRISADFTQNSVLIGEKVNKNTITNSVQDVTPTGLLIDNLPFILMIGLGLAGFVVLSKKRRQA
- the sipA gene encoding PI-2 pilus system signal peptidase SipA is translated as MLLKKKHKKTVTQVNRDKSPPSVWGDILYLVSKLLMVGFVLATLYFFVFGLLRYNDDGMKPALKDGDLIVYYRLDKRYSIGDLLVYSYKGKERVARVIATEGSTIDINENGLIINGSPQQEQDIYKETLLYKEGATFPMKVPAGQLFVLGDNRTTAVDSRAFGTIPIQDTHGKVVTVLRRRGF
- the pitA gene encoding PI-2 pilus tip adhesin PitA, producing MNIRFDFKKVQIIARRLVTLLAILFLCAPISLLNADSTTEPQTTLHKTITPIPGQDDKYELSLDITSKLGTETQTDPLDVVLVADLSGSMNKRDVPSSTGRTITRLDALKNTLKGTRNRQGLIDTILSNSNNRLSIVGFGGKIDNKFAEQAWNSYYRKWEWGYRYWPYEERTAFYDGVSPWDDADTILNWNNDASGSKTAVSNMRIAGGQSIGTESGIGTGTNISAGIRIANQLIDSARPNAKKVVIVLSDGFANMYYNDSGYTVYNYNNQDGSETAPEWFWNNLDVSINNLAYSLAPKLDGFYSIKFRYSNNVDSITSLQYYIRYHNSSIPNEILSANNEDQLRDSFKDITDKILPLGIHHVTIKDVLSKYVQLLPNGSSDFRVVKEKDGSSGTLSKEQVTFETKTSSEGLVEVTANFSPNYSLEDGARYVLKFTVTSSQEALDAIAGDKKIEAGDAEGADVNKLYSNKGASITYSYGIGTSQTKTKDYSDKPTFKPSDPLTVPVEVEWQGVTGARTVITANQPSNLELKLVQKNKNGGSDNQDYRKTNVNVRTNIFNETRNFEKVAKGYQYDLIAPDVPAFTKEIKNVGTESKPSFKVIYKQLPSLTIKKVLKSENNLNKEFRIKVKLTSPDSKPLNGTFGEITVVNGEAEIRVSKRKRWKGVLSYLPRGTHYKVEEEAASTNGYHVTYENQEGDLNIDETSTVTNHKLPSLSVTKKVTGAFANLLKSFQITINLKDAQNRPLNGSYSATVDNQRTTLQFTNGKSSVDLKKDHTIKIDGLPLGSHFSIEEEASSSRGYQVSYENKEGTLDSDKAATVTNNKNSIPETGIDFLSSTLVLGIILPLGGIFFTILLGYLVVHRRK